TGTTTTTATAAGTTTTATTTATAGAGCCTTGTTTCTTGATTGCATTGTGCTTTTGGGTGGGAGATCTGGGGGCTGGGATCACTCAAGTCGTAGGGCGATCGCGAACCCAAGGAACGCACAACTGATGCCCGCTGTCAATGTTTTAAACGAGTTTTTGAGACGTTAGGAAGCGCAAGATCTCATTCAAGAATCTCAATTCTTTTGAGATTAGTGCTTGCGCGATGCTAAATAATTGCAACTTTTTCTTGGTTTTTTTCGAGATTGGTCAATGTTGCTGTATGGGGTTCTTGGAATGTTCAAAAAACTCATCAAATGCGTTTTCTAGCAACTTTTTATTGACGCTGGGATTGAGGAGGAGAATCTGCGCTGTAAACGCTATTTATGGGTGATTTGGTTGTGTTTTTGGAGAATTGGGGGGCAGGATTTACCCAAGGTTGGGGCGATCGCTAATCCTACCAGAGGATGGGGACAAGGTTGAGCGATCGGGCACAGGATTTGCGGGCATTGCCCCTGGGCGGCGACGGTAGCGGACCGGGAAGAAGGCGGGAAGGAACTCAGGCAGCGGTTTTTGCATCCAGTCGTTGACGCCACTGCCGACTCGCGGGAAAACTAGGGCAGACCTGCTAGAGTCGGAGGCACCTGGGGCTTGGTGGGGCCAAAAATGCCCAAGCTGGCCTGGGGTAGCTGTCTGTTTCCTGGGGAGTTTCTGACCAAAGAGTCAGGGCACCGCTAGGGGCGATCGCGGGGTCGAATCGAACGATTGAGATTGAGTCTTGTCTTGGAGTGGAAGGGAGGAAAACGGTGGCTAAGGTTTTTCGCTACGCACGGGCTCTGATGGGGGCGGCCCTTCTTGGTTTGGGTGGATGGGGATTGGCGCTGGGGGAGATTGGGCCTCAGGCTGCGATCGCCCAGACCCCCGAACCGGAGGCGGTGGACTATCCTCCCGAGGCGCCGCCGCCCGGAGTTGAGCCTCTGCCGCCGGAGCGCCGCCGGATGGAGCAGCCCCAAACGGGGGACTATCGCATCAGTGCGCTGCTGCGTGCCTTCAATGGCAACCTCTGGATTGGGTCTTGGGAAGGGGTGGCGCGCATTGACCCCAATACTGGTCGCACGATTGCCCGCATTAGCCTGCCCAATACGATCATTGGGGCGATCGCCCAAGACAAGGTGGGCCGGATCTGGGTCGGCACCTACGAGGGCCTGATGCGGGTCGACCCGCGAACCAACGAAATCACCGCCCAGAACTTCTTTTTGCCGTCCAATCGGATTTTGTCGCTTCAGCTAGACCAGCGGGGCTACCTGTGGGTCGGCACCGATCGCGGCATCGCCCTGATCAGCCCAGACCAGGGTCTCCTGATGACCACGCTGCGCAAGCTGCCAGGCGTCAGCGCCAACGCCCTCAGCCTCGATCGCGACGGCCAGCTGTGGGTCGGCACCCTCGAAGGACTGGTCCAGGTCAACAGCGCCAGCGGCTTCGCGATGAAGCGGATCGCAGAGGTCCCCGGCACCACGGTGCAAACCCTGGCCCTGGGGCCTCGGGGATCCCTGTGGGCCGGCACCCCCGAAGGACTGCTCGAAATTGACTCCCGCAACGGCCGCATTCTCCGCTCGGTCACCCAGCTGCGCGGCCGCAACGTCAAGTCCATCGCCTTCGATCGAGTCGGCAGCATCTGGGTCGGCACCGACGGGGGACTGCTGCGGGTCAATCCCTATAACGGCGCGATCGTCGGTGAGGTGTCCAATTTGCCCTCGCGGGAAATTCTGTCAATTTCTCCAGATACGGGCAACAAAGTCTGGGTCGGCACCCGCGAGGGGCTCGCCTGGATCAGTACCTCCCAAGACATTGGCCGCGCTAGGCCCTTGGCGGCCTTCAGTCGCGAGGCTGACTCATCGATGATGGAATAGCCCCTAGGCTCCACCGCAGCTCAAAAAGACGAGCCGGGCTGCTGCAAAAACGCGGTCTCCGCAGGCGTAGAGTCGCGGCCCAAAATGGCGTTGCGGTGGGGAAAGCGGCCAAACTGCTGAATGACGACGTGGTGGCGCTGGGCGTAGTCGATGGCCATCGCGCTGTCGGGATGGTCCGCGATCTGGGCAAACAGGGCGATCGAGCGTTCCTGGTCCGCGAGGTCTTCGCTGTGCTCGAAGGGCAAATACACAAACCAGCGCTGCACCGGCAGCAGCAGGCGATCAAAGCCCTGCTCCACCGCGTGCTGGGCCACAGCCCGGGCGTGGGCATCGGTGGCAAACATTTGGGGCGTCCCGCGAAACAGATTGCGGGGAAACTGATCGAGCAAAATCAGCAGCGCCAGGCAGGTCTGGGGGATCGCCTGCCAGTCGTTGAGGCGGCCCTCAGCGGCCTGCTGATAGTCGGCCAAAAACTGTTCGCGAATGGCCTCATCAAAGGCTGGATCCTTGATGAACCAGTATTTTTTGGGCTGACCATAGTCTGGATCGTTGGGCCGACCAAACCAAAAGTCCAAGATGGCTTCAGCGCGGGGGAGCGTCATGGGCAACATGGGGCTCTAGGCCCCGAGAAGCTACATTTCCGTCAGATATTGCTGATATCCAACTTCTTCCAGTTTGGCTTGTTTTGCTAAAACGGCGTCATTGAGCGATCGCCGGTAGGCCTGGACTTTGACCAGTAGGTCGGGTCGGTCTGCCGCCAAGATTTGCACCGCCAGGAGTCCCGCGTTGGTGGCGTTGCCGATGGCCACCGTCGCCACCGGAATGCCCGCCGGCATCTGGACAATGGAGTAGAGGGAATCTATCCCTTGGAGTTGGCGGCTCGATACGGGCACGCCGACCACGGGCAAAGGGGTCAGGGCCGCTACCATTCCTGGCAGATGCGCAGCCCCCCCAGCACCCGCGATAATGACCTTGAGACCCCGTTCATGGGCCGTTTTGGCGTACTCCACCATGCGCTCGGGGGTGCGGTGGGCGGAGACAATCTCCACCTCACAGGGAACCTCAAATTCTTTGCAGACGGCGATCGCAGCCTGCATGGTGGGCAAGTCGGAGTCACTGCCCATGATGATGCCAATCAGCGGTTGAGCCATAGGATTGCTTTTTATTAGATCACGCTCAAAATCAAACGCAAATTTGCATACACTAGTCTTGCTTTGGACGGGACGACCCCGACGCGACGCGCATGCCCCAATCATCTTCCCAGACAAACCGTGTGACGCCTAACTCTGTCAAGACCACCGCGCCCACGTACCTCGTCACCAATGCCCGCGTACCGGGATATGAAGGATTTCACCAAATTTGGATCGATCCCAGCGGGATGATCCAGACCATCCAGCCCATGAACCAGGCCCTGAAGCGCCTGCCGCCAGACTCCCTCAAGATTCTGGATATTGCAGGGGACTGGGTGTCCCTCGGCGGCGTCGACGGGCAGATCAATGGCGCGCTGGGATTGGCTTTTCCGGATGTCACGGAGCGCGATTTTGATCGGCTTTCTGAGATTTGCCAGTTTCTGTGGCAGCAGGGTCTTGATGGCTTTTTGCCGACGATTGTGACGACGTCAGGGGAAAAAATTCGCCGGTCTCTCGATGCGATCGCTGCTTTTCGCGATCGCCCCCAGCCCAGCCGCAGCGCCCGGATTCTGGGCGTCCACCTCGAAGGGCCGTTTCTGCATCCCGCCAAGCGGGGAGCCCATCCCCAGGAGCACCTGCAGCCCCTCACCCTCGACACTGTCCAAGCAGTCCTCGGTCCCCACAGCTCTCTGGTGCGCGTGATGACCCTCGCCCCCGAGCTGGACCCCACCCACACCGTCATTCCCTACCTGCGCGCCCAGGGCATCGTCGTCAGCCTCGGCCACTCCCAAGCTACCGCCCAGGAAGCCAACGCCGCCTTTGAGCAAGGCGCGTCCATGGTGACCCACGCCTTCAACGCCATGCCCAGCCTGCACCACCGAGAACCGGGCCTGCTGGGCGCAGCGCTGCTGCGATCGGGCATTCACTGCGGCCTGATCGCCGATGGTCAGCACATCACGCCCGCCATGGTCGACCTCTTGGTCCGCCTCAGTCGCGGCAACCTCAGCGGTCAGTCCATCGAAGACGGCCTGTTCCTAGTTAGCGATGCCCTCGCTCCCCTGGGGCTCCCCGACGGCACCTATCCCTGGGACAGCCGCCAAATCACCGTTACCCACGGGACCGCTCGCCTCGACGACGGCACCCTCGCTGGCACCACCTTGCCCCTCCTGGAAGGGGTGAAAAACCTGGTGCGCTGGGGAGTCTGCTCCCCGGGGGAGGCGATCGCCCTAGCCACCACCGCGCCGCGCCGCGCCCTGCGCCCCGCCAGCACCCCCTCGGGCAAAGGCAGCCGCGCCTACAACCCCTATCTCGACAAATCCGCCAGCCTGCTGCGCTGGAAACTCGACAGCACCACCCAGGAGCTCACCTGGCAGCGTCTGCTGCCGCGCCCCTAAATCCCCGACCGCGCCGCGCCCTTGCCCCCCCGACCCTCCTCGGGGCATAGTATTTAGCGTTCATGATGCTTTTTTTGGCCCATCCACCACAAACCCCGATATGAACGCAACCGACGACAAAACCGTTGTCCGCGAATACTTTAATGCCGTTGGCTTCGATCGCTGGCGGCGGATCTACGGCCAAACCGACGACATCAACAAAGTCCAGCTCGACATTCGCACCGGCCACCAGGAAACCGTTGACACGCTGCTAGGCTGGCTCAAAGCCGACGGCGGTCTGGAAGGGCTCACCGTTTGCGATGCGGGCTGCGGCGTTGGCAGTCTCAGCATTCCCCTAGGCGCGGCGGGTGCCAAGGTCTACGCCACCGACATTTCCGAGAAAATGGTGGGCGAAGCCAAAGAGCGCGCTCAGGCAGAGCTGGGCGCTTCTAACAGCATCACCTTCGAGGTGAAGGACCTCGAGAACCTCAGCGGCAAGTACCACACGGTCGTGTGCCTGGACGTGATCATTCACTATCCCCAGGAGCAAGCGGCGCAA
This genomic stretch from Geitlerinema sp. PCC 7407 harbors:
- a CDS encoding two-component regulator propeller domain-containing protein, which encodes MAKVFRYARALMGAALLGLGGWGLALGEIGPQAAIAQTPEPEAVDYPPEAPPPGVEPLPPERRRMEQPQTGDYRISALLRAFNGNLWIGSWEGVARIDPNTGRTIARISLPNTIIGAIAQDKVGRIWVGTYEGLMRVDPRTNEITAQNFFLPSNRILSLQLDQRGYLWVGTDRGIALISPDQGLLMTTLRKLPGVSANALSLDRDGQLWVGTLEGLVQVNSASGFAMKRIAEVPGTTVQTLALGPRGSLWAGTPEGLLEIDSRNGRILRSVTQLRGRNVKSIAFDRVGSIWVGTDGGLLRVNPYNGAIVGEVSNLPSREILSISPDTGNKVWVGTREGLAWISTSQDIGRARPLAAFSREADSSMME
- a CDS encoding DUF924 family protein, with amino-acid sequence MLPMTLPRAEAILDFWFGRPNDPDYGQPKKYWFIKDPAFDEAIREQFLADYQQAAEGRLNDWQAIPQTCLALLILLDQFPRNLFRGTPQMFATDAHARAVAQHAVEQGFDRLLLPVQRWFVYLPFEHSEDLADQERSIALFAQIADHPDSAMAIDYAQRHHVVIQQFGRFPHRNAILGRDSTPAETAFLQQPGSSF
- the purE gene encoding 5-(carboxyamino)imidazole ribonucleotide mutase, with amino-acid sequence MAQPLIGIIMGSDSDLPTMQAAIAVCKEFEVPCEVEIVSAHRTPERMVEYAKTAHERGLKVIIAGAGGAAHLPGMVAALTPLPVVGVPVSSRQLQGIDSLYSIVQMPAGIPVATVAIGNATNAGLLAVQILAADRPDLLVKVQAYRRSLNDAVLAKQAKLEEVGYQQYLTEM
- the nagA gene encoding N-acetylglucosamine-6-phosphate deacetylase produces the protein MPQSSSQTNRVTPNSVKTTAPTYLVTNARVPGYEGFHQIWIDPSGMIQTIQPMNQALKRLPPDSLKILDIAGDWVSLGGVDGQINGALGLAFPDVTERDFDRLSEICQFLWQQGLDGFLPTIVTTSGEKIRRSLDAIAAFRDRPQPSRSARILGVHLEGPFLHPAKRGAHPQEHLQPLTLDTVQAVLGPHSSLVRVMTLAPELDPTHTVIPYLRAQGIVVSLGHSQATAQEANAAFEQGASMVTHAFNAMPSLHHREPGLLGAALLRSGIHCGLIADGQHITPAMVDLLVRLSRGNLSGQSIEDGLFLVSDALAPLGLPDGTYPWDSRQITVTHGTARLDDGTLAGTTLPLLEGVKNLVRWGVCSPGEAIALATTAPRRALRPASTPSGKGSRAYNPYLDKSASLLRWKLDSTTQELTWQRLLPRP
- the bchM gene encoding magnesium protoporphyrin IX methyltransferase translates to MNATDDKTVVREYFNAVGFDRWRRIYGQTDDINKVQLDIRTGHQETVDTLLGWLKADGGLEGLTVCDAGCGVGSLSIPLGAAGAKVYATDISEKMVGEAKERAQAELGASNSITFEVKDLENLSGKYHTVVCLDVIIHYPQEQAAQMIAHLSSLAESRLVVSFAPKNLFYSALKQIGNLFRGPSKATRAYLHSEAEVVKTLKSLGWEVKRRNQVSTRFYFSCMLEATRA